The window CCCAGTATTTCATGGGAGGAGCAAGCACATAGATGTGAGATTTCATTTCATCAGGGAGTGTGTCGAGAATGGGGAAATTGAAGTGGCTCATGTAGATGGAAAGGAACAAAAAGCAGACATGCTTACCAAGGCTCTAACCAGGGTGAAACATGAAGAGATGTGCAGGATGATTGGCATCAAGAAAATTGAAAATCAGAATTAAAGGGGAAAATGTTATTATAATTCTGATTTTTATTAAGTTTTATATATGCACATTTTATTAGTCAACAAGAATAAATCAAAGCCATGTAGGCTATGAAGTCCGGGTCTCATGCTAGATGGAGTTAGTTGCATATTAGTCGTAGCTGTAGTAGTTTAAATTGAACATGCATATGTACTGTGAGTTTTTATCTCCTCCATATTATCAATTCACAAGAAAAAGCATTAAGCTTCAAAATTCTCCTGTCCCAAATTTCTATTCTTGTACTGTTATATTGAATTGTGGTTTGTGAAAAACCAACACCCAATGCGGCGATGCTTTCATCTGTATAACGTTCTAACGTTATACCAGGTTTTCCGATCCATTATCTGTCTACAAAATCATATTTCACAGCTGGCTGGCCTAGCAATATTGCGAAATCTTCTGGTGAAAGATCTGGAAACTCATTAGGGTTCATTGCGACCGTTCTTGATGAATCTGAATAGAGAAGTCGAAAAGGAGACACCAGTCGCGATTCGGGATAGGGTTTATATCATAGCTGATAGGGTTTAAAGAATAGGGAGGTGCTTGGTCGGGGATTACAAATTTGATTATAATCCGACGTTAGGAAACGAAAATATGGTAAGAAAGGTCAACTCTTAGccaattttttaaattattttagaaaaaacaaaaataaaaaatatataaagtgGATGAGAATATTAACCAAAAATCGAACTAAAATCAAATTAATTTACAAAATCGAACTAAAATGAAATTAATTATTTTACAAAATCGAACTAAAATCAAATTAATTGAAATAATTGAATTATTATTAAAAAGGGGGTGctgtttttatttttgattaacTAAATACATATGGCTCGGTTATGGTTTTCATCTAAAACCTAACCACTAAAAACTAAATCGaaccaataatattaataattttttttaatataatatgatATTAAATGTATGGTATGTAATTATATTTGAAAGTCAAAATTTGAAAGTTATTTCTTTGGAATTAAATAGGATACATAATCTTCTAtcatattaataagattataaatactaaatcatttttttataacaatactagtttataactcgtAGAAACTACGATtacaaaattaatttaattttgatagtaaaaattcataattaataatcaattattttaaataaattattaattaaaagatataccaaaattttaaagttagttataactttaaatttaatatataattaaaaaagtaaatgtttctataaaaagtttaatctattatttaaaacattaaccTCATTAATTGTGATAATCATTTGTCTAATATATCTTTGatacatgacatgatattaatgTGAAGTTGTATTAGAGTAacatatgacaaaaaaaattaaaactattcttttactaATATAGAAATACTTtatgtttttcaatttttatagtaaagtattttttatttttatatgattaacTAATATTAACCATTAACGGATAAAAACCGTTAACCAAAACAAATATTAACCagaaaatatgtatatataaaaacTGATCCAGGTTCTTGTTGCGTGAAGGGTACACTTTTCTTGAACCGACTCTCAAATCGGCCGCCCTAGGTTTTCACGAGCGGTAGGCTCTGATACCGAATGTAGGTTTAGAAGTTTAGGTCCTGCTTCAAACACAAGCAAAACAGAAAACAGGAAAGAAAAGGAAACAAACAGAACAGGGAATTAAGAAGGATACAAGTTGCATAAGCTTTTCTTTTATTAAGCAAAACAAGTTCTTAGTAGTGAGCACACCTAAAGAAATAACGCAGGTACCATATTTATACTAAAACATAAGAAATTTGACTCTAACACAAAACTAGAAATAAACTTAATAAAAGGAAATTAACTCTCCTATTTTATCCGTAGAACTAAACactgtttttgtttgtttggtgATCATGAACCGATTAACCCGACAAGGTTGAAGATTAATGATAAAGGGTTGCATTGTTAAACCCATATAATGGTAAACAACGACCCATTGTCCGAGGTATAAATTTGCGTGGACCTGATCGAGAAAAGGATGTCTAGTCCCACCACGTAGAAATTTTGACTTTGCATTTACGTGAGGGAAGGGGTGCATGGATATGACTTGTCATATACGTGAAATGTATGTAATTGATCATAAACCGCTCCACCGTCGATCAATTTGTGTATTTtgttaaagttatttgaatgttTCAATTTTTTTGTATAGACTGACTTGTATGGCTATTATTCCATGCGGCTTTAGCACGTTAGAGTCTTTATGACTATCAACCAATCGTACATGAGCTCTAAGAACTTTAATTACCCCTCAAATATCAGTTCTATAAAAGCTAATACTGATGATAACATGTTATTaacttattatattatatttgtcACCTCCCTTTCTTTCTATCCACCTCCTTGTTAAAATTTTTTGCAAGTCATGTCCTCCACGGAAAGTAACATTTTAGTGAGGATTTTGGTCCTCCTGTGTTTCTCTCTTACCATAACTAGAGGCAACACCATATCTGCAAACCAGTCTCTATCAGGAAACCAAACGATGATATCAGAAAGAGAAAAGTTCGAACTGGGTTTCTTCAAAGCGGGTAACTCTTCAAATTATTACGTAGGCATTTGGTATAAAAAGGTATTTTCCAATCCTCCCACCATTGTTTGGGTGGCTAACCGAGAAACACCAGTCTCTGATATATTCCAATCAgaattaaaaatcataaatggtAACTTAGTGCTCTTAAATGAGTCCAAGTTCCAGATATGGTCCACAAACGTCACCACCACTTCTACTTCTTCAATAGCTGTTCTTCTTGATGATGGTAACTTAGTTTTGAGAGACCGCTCAAATTTAGTTGAATCTGTAATTTGGCAAAGTTTTGACCACCCAACTCATACTTGGTTGCCTGGTGCTAAATTTGGTTATGATAATAGAACAAAAAAGAGCCAGCGTCTTACATCATGGAGAAGCAACGAAGATCCTGGTGTAGGACTCTTCTCTTTGGAGCTTAATCGGTCTAGTAATGAGTATTTAAGCAAGTGGAATGGGTCTCAGCAATATTGGACGACTGGGATTTGGAATGGGAAATCATTCGACTTACTCCCTGAAATGAGGCTGAATTACCTTTTTAATTTCAGCTACCATATGAATGAGAACGAAAGCTACGTCATTTATTTTGTGTATGATCCTTCCATTATAACTAGGTTTGTAATGGATGTTTCTGGTCAAGTTCAGCAACTAGCATGGATGGAGACTGGCAAAGACTGGAATTTATTGTGGTCTCAACCTAAAACACGTTGTGATGTGTATGCTTTGTGTGGGGCTTTTGGGATTTGCAGGCAGACTAGATTCCAATTCTGTAATTGCTTGACTGGCTTCAAACCTAGATCAGAGATTGATTGGGATCAGAGTGATTTCTCCGGTGGGTGTGTGAGAAAAACTGATTTGCAGTGTGGTGGGAACATGGAAAAGGCTGATTTTGTCATGATTAAAGCCGACAACCCATCTCCAAATAACTCTATGGCAGTTGGGAGTGCTGGAGAATGTCGTACAATCTGTTTGAACAATTGCTCCTGTAATGCTTACACTTTTGTCGACAATCAGTGTTTACTTTGGGATGGAGATCTCTTGAACTTCTCGGAAGACAATAATAGCGGGAAACCAGTTTATGTCAAAGTCGCTTCTAAAGATCTTCCATATCATAAAAAGAGCGATTGGGTCATTGTGGGTTCCATTGCATGTGGGGTTTTTCTCGCGGGTCTAATTTTGGTTTTAATTTATAGAAAAAAGAGATTCTCAGTTGGAAAGACGACAACGGAGGGATCATTGGTGGCGTTCGCCTACAGAGATTTAAAAACAGCCACCAAAAATTTCTCGGACAAATTAGGAGGAGGCGGTTTTGGCTCGGTTTTTAAGGGGGTACTGCATGATTCCTCCATTGTAGCAGTGAAAAAGCTTGAAAGCATTAGCCAAGGAGAGAAGCAATTCAGGAGCGAAGTTAGCACAATGGGTATAATCCAACATGTTCATCTTGTACGCCTTCGTGGGTTTTGTGCAGAAGGAAACAATAAGTTATTGGTGTATGATTACATGGAAAAAGGTTCTCTAGATAGCCATCTTTTCAACGAAAAACAACTTCTTCTAAACTGGAAAACAAGGTACCAGATCGCACTTGGAACTGCAAAAGGATTGGTTTATCTTCACGAGAAGTGCAGAGACTGTATAATTCACTGTGACATAAAGCCAGATAACATTCTTTTAGATGCAGATTTCCAACCAAAAATTGCTGATTTTGGTCTAGCGAAGCTTGTTGGTCGAGACTTTAGTAGGGTTTTGACAACTACAAGGGGATCAATAGGGTATCTAGCGCCAGAATGGATATCCGGGGTGGCTATCACAGCTAAAGCAGATGTTTATAGCTATGGAATGATGCTTTTTGAATTAGTCCATGGAAAGCGAAATATAAGGCATTGTGAAGATTCAAGGAGTACATTCTTCCCAGGTTTGGTTGCAAATGTTCTTCTGGAGGGAGGTGATATCTTTAGCCTGTTAGACACAAGGTTAAACAGGGAAGCTTGTGTGGAAGAAGTGACAAACATTTGCAAAGTTGCGTGTTGGTGCATTCAAGATGAGGCAGAGAGTAGGCCTGCCATGAGTATGGTGGAACGGATTCTTGA of the Lactuca sativa cultivar Salinas chromosome 6, Lsat_Salinas_v11, whole genome shotgun sequence genome contains:
- the LOC111889844 gene encoding G-type lectin S-receptor-like serine/threonine-protein kinase At2g19130, with translation MSSTESNILVRILVLLCFSLTITRGNTISANQSLSGNQTMISEREKFELGFFKAGNSSNYYVGIWYKKVFSNPPTIVWVANRETPVSDIFQSELKIINGNLVLLNESKFQIWSTNVTTTSTSSIAVLLDDGNLVLRDRSNLVESVIWQSFDHPTHTWLPGAKFGYDNRTKKSQRLTSWRSNEDPGVGLFSLELNRSSNEYLSKWNGSQQYWTTGIWNGKSFDLLPEMRLNYLFNFSYHMNENESYVIYFVYDPSIITRFVMDVSGQVQQLAWMETGKDWNLLWSQPKTRCDVYALCGAFGICRQTRFQFCNCLTGFKPRSEIDWDQSDFSGGCVRKTDLQCGGNMEKADFVMIKADNPSPNNSMAVGSAGECRTICLNNCSCNAYTFVDNQCLLWDGDLLNFSEDNNSGKPVYVKVASKDLPYHKKSDWVIVGSIACGVFLAGLILVLIYRKKRFSVGKTTTEGSLVAFAYRDLKTATKNFSDKLGGGGFGSVFKGVLHDSSIVAVKKLESISQGEKQFRSEVSTMGIIQHVHLVRLRGFCAEGNNKLLVYDYMEKGSLDSHLFNEKQLLLNWKTRYQIALGTAKGLVYLHEKCRDCIIHCDIKPDNILLDADFQPKIADFGLAKLVGRDFSRVLTTTRGSIGYLAPEWISGVAITAKADVYSYGMMLFELVHGKRNIRHCEDSRSTFFPGLVANVLLEGGDIFSLLDTRLNREACVEEVTNICKVACWCIQDEAESRPAMSMVERILEGVSDVSMPPIPQIVTLFDENIQGDVVFFTDSPSNRCSLVRSSSSGGDSQSKSSSS